The genomic window CAGCTGGTAAaaggtcacccaatgagattcatggatgagtgggaatttgaatctgTTTCTCCCTAGTCCAACATTCTTAACCTCTACATCTCACTGACACTCACAGCTGACccaggtggtttttttaaattgcccatccttttgcaaatggaaatgttTGTAGCATTTGAATACAGGCACTCTTGTGTTTTTGATAACACAGCACTGAAAGCATATTTACACATCATTATTGAGCATCTCTCCCTATAAAAAGCTTACTGGGTTTGGGTATATCTAATGGTGAGTCACAAGCACAGCTGAGATTAGAAGAGATGCTTCCTTTTAAGTCCAAGTCATATGATAGGCTGTTACTTGGCCATCACCTCAAACCTAATTTGCTGTGCTTCTTTCCATAGGTTGCAAAAATGCTGAAAGTGGGAAGATATATAAAGAGTTGTTGCAAACTCCAAATTTCAGAATTACTGTGGTAGATGACTGTGACACCGTGGAGCTCTGTGGAGCCTTAAAAGTGAGTAATTCCAAATCAAATATTGTGAGGCCAATTAAAGTTTTTTTTGCAATCGGTGTGGCCAGCTaggctttccaaaaaaaaaattaatatgttTTCTCATTAATTTGTTCATTGGCTTTACAAATCTGTAAAATGGGAGAACTGCACTTACATCCCACTTGCTATACTGATTAAAAATGGCCTTGATATAAGCTGGACAATAGCCTTGATATAGGCTGGACAATTAGGAAGCAAATATATGTGACTTGTCACCTCAGAAAAAAAGTAATCCTTTGGACACACTGTTCTCAAGTGAGTTTTCTTGGCTTTGATGTAGGCAGCGGGGAAATATGTCCaattacttattttttaaagtgagatCCGTTAGTTTTATGTTGCGCACTTTTTAGGTGACTTTCTAGACAACGTCTGCACTGGAGTTCGTAGGACATATGATAAAGTACTTTTTAGAGATTTGTTGAAGGTGGGACaacatgcacacacttttgtcCACTATAATGTGTTGTGAAACACTTCTTCTCAGGTTTCTGATAGAGGACGAAAAACCAGCGTCCACACATCACCATAGGCAttactctatacagtggtaccttgggttacaaacgcttcaggttacagactacgctaacctggaagtagtaccttgggttaagaactttacatcaggatgagaacagaaatcgtgcggtggcagcaggaggccccattagctaaagtggtacctcaggttaagaacggtttcaggttgagaacagacctccggaatgaattaagttattaacccgaggtaccactgtaatacatacAAAGTTGCTTTCTTCTAGGTCAGACTATTTGTAGATCAGCTCTGTCCTGTCTACTGCTGTCATTAGCAGAGGCCCTTTAATATCACCCTCTCTACCTGATGCTTTTAATTTGAGATGCAAGGGAATTTGGGATCTTCCGCCTAAAAACCATGTGCTACAGAGCTATGATCCCTCCCTTATATTACTATCTCACTTAAAAACATTCAGTACAAAGATACACCGCATTAGCTGTTTTGATTCTATGGAAATGTCTCACCAGCTGCTTTGATCCTGTGGAGAAAAACAAGAAGTGTGGCTTGTCACTACCAAGACATATTTTAGCAGCATATTCTTCAACTGCAGCAGCACTTCTTATACTGACCAGACTTGCAGACACCACTTGCTGAATATCTCTGAATAGACCACTGAATTGCATGCAGTTTTGCACTTGGGGGCATTTAGGAGCAATTGAGTGGAGAAATGCAGCTGTTGGAATGCATTTGTGAATGGCACCTTTTGCTAAGCATTCATGCTTTCTGAAGTCATTAAACGTGATGCCTTTGTCTCAtgtgatttttttccttcttctctccccctttcccaacTGGATTTAGAATATCGTTGCCGTAGGGGCTGGTTTTTGTGATGGGTTGGGCCAAGGTGACAATACCAAGGCAGCTGTGATTCGTCTGGGCCTAATGGAAATGATTGCCTTTGCTAAACTCTTTTGCAAAGGCCCCGTAGTAATAAATACATTTCTGGAAAGTTGTGGTGTTGCTGATCTGATTACCACATGCTACGGGGGACGCAACAGGAAGGTGGCTGAAGCTTTTGCACGTGGTGGAAAAGTAAGTGTTTCCCCTAAGATTAATTGCTGTAATGGGGGTCAGGGGGTGTATCCAAATAGTATATTACAGCAGGCACTTccacaggtagatcgtgatctactcgtagatcactggtagattacTGGCTCCCCCCAATCTCAGGTATTGTTAGATTGGAGTCTGTTCTCTTTTGCAAAGAATGGAAATAATAATCTTGTGCAAAGGGAGTTCCGGCTTTAGCACTTTCacatttattgttgtttagtcgtgtctgaatcttcatgaccccatggaccagagcacgccaggcacccctgtcttccactgcctcccgcagtttggtcagactcatgttggtagcttcgagaacactgtccaaccatctcatcacaTTTATTACTTAGCTTTAAATGGAGTTTAGTGATGCAGTTTCCTTTAAACCAAATGCAAATGATTTAacactctttaaaaataatttccagaCAATTGAacagctagaaaaagaaatgttgAATGGGCAAAAGCTACAAGGGCCTCAAACATCTGCTGAAGTCTACAAAATCCTGAAGCAGAAGAAAATGGTTGACAAGTATGTAGCTTGACTTTCTAGTAAACACCCTGTCTGAGAAGTCAGAGTATTCTCTGTACTTTGCTGGCTCCTTTGGCCACAGAAAAACTCTTGGGTGTCTCTGTTGTTAGCCATCACTAGGGTTGGGGGAtaagtttgtatttaaaggtgaacttacataattcacactttctgagaAGGTAtgggaaccaaaacacagtcgtcattcaaaattcacacttctctgaattttgcatgtaGTTCTATGGCTAAGCAATGTTTACAAAACGCATATAGCAGGATAAAGTGCACATCTAAGTGAAAATAACacataaaatgcattaaattatggaaaactgatttgtaaataaTGTGTATAAGGAGAAATCAgctttaaaatgctggtgaattttcatgaggcttttcttttttaaaaaattgcaaattgatgtggaaatgttgagacacagagaaacagaaattgataTTCTCCCATTCATACTTGCTACAGTGCTTTAATATATTTTGATAGTATTCTGTCCTGTATCTTATGATAAAGTTTACATCATGCATCAGCAGTGTTCTGAAAAGCCAGCTCAAAATGACCTTGCCGATAAAAAATTTAATTGGTTGTATTTTGCATGAAATTTTACTTTAGCAATTGCATTTCTCCCAGGTTTCCATTATTTGTAAACGTCTACCTGATCTGCTATGAAGGGAAGTCTATCAAAGAGTTCATCACTTGTTTGCAGAGTCATCCGGAACACATGTAAGATAGTGTTGTGACTTGCCAATTAAGTATCTCTGCACGAGGATTCTGTCAGTTTGACCATGCTGAATAAAAGCAAGCAAAACAATATCATCTGTACTCCGTGTTCATTGTCACAGGCTTTACAGAAAAACAGTGTAACTATTTCCACAGAAAGTGAAGTCATCTAGATACTACATCTCAGTATAAACTTCAGAAGCCAGAGAAGCGGAGGATATTACATAGGGCTCATAAGTTGAAAATGAGGGTGTCATTTCAAAGTTACTCATGAGAATTCAGACATGGAACAGAAGAGTGTGTTCCTGTTCAGGTGCGCTTGTTGAGCCTTTTGTTAAAGACCTACAGTGAAAGATTTAAGAACCTCCTGAGGCAGTGTCTTTAATTTCTGAACCTTTCTTTCCCCTGAGTGACACATTAATGTTTCAACTTGGATTTACTGAAGCAGAAAGCCATAGCCAAAAAAGCCTGGCTTGGTAATTGAAATCAACTTGTGAAATTGAATGGGGTAGCACTTGGCAGGGAGCTCACTGTCAAGCCAAAATGCTCCAGCTATTGTACGTTTTGCCACAGTCTCCTGCTCCCTCTTTGGTGCCTCCCTTCAATGGCTCCACAGCTTGTCCCATTCTTTCCTGCCCACTGCCTGCCTTGTTCTTTGTTGGCCTCCTTAGGATTCCTGTCTTTCCCCCAATtccagcagggatgggggagatcTGCCCCATCAGTTTCACTTCCTCTGCCCTGTTCTTCAAATCCTACTTCACCTCTGCCCACCCTAATCTTAGATTTCTCTTTCTCAGTccactgctggctctcagctCTTCTTTTAGCTGCGTTCCTATTGGTAGCTTCCCCATAAAGCTATGCCATCAGTGACAAACTGCTTTCCCTCACAGTCCTGAGGGAAAATTTAAGCCCATGGAGGAAAATACAGTTATATGGAGCTTAAACACACATGGAAGCTTGGTCAAATTCCCATGAGGCAATTAAATACCTTTTGTTTACAATTTCATTTATGAATGAAATAATTCCCATGAAGCATCCCAAAGTGATATCAAAACAAAGTAGAACAGTACTGAAAAGTTTAACATAATGGTATGCTTATCACTCAACTGAATAATTCAGGTTTTTTTCGGAGCAGCTGCAGTGTATTCTACATTTCTCACTACAGAACAATTTCTTTCTAGAAAGTGTGTGTTTTCTGTGAACAAAAAAggaccaaatatttttttaaagacaaggtTCTTTATTTTGACACTAATGCTCAAATTGTTTATGCTAAAAGAATCTTccgcatattttaaaaataaatcgaTTGCACATATAAACACCACATACATAATCCAGCCTGAAGTCCACTCATGACAAGAAGTGGAAAAGAACAGTTCTGCATAAATAGTATGTTGTATCAATCAGCAAGTACAATTTACATGTAAAAATGTATGTTGACATTTTGTACTACGGAGTGACAGACTGCACATATATACGGACTCTAACTGTATTACTGTTCTCAGTTGTGATCCTGGTTCTCAAGAGATGTGCATCTGCAGACAGTTCTCTACTGCTAATCCACAGCTTATACTGGATTTTAAACTACCCAGTTATAAACTGTATAACATTCATAGAAATTAATTCAGATAAGCATAGTGTCTGCTTTGGCCCACATATGCAGAGATAggtaagaacccccccccccattccccaaaCAATCTATACCTTATTCAagccacacaaaataaaataagataaaatgtaAGTATGCTCTCATAAAACCCTTCCACGAGTTCAAGTTGGGAATCTGAAATATAAAACAGCTCACTGGCATGGAGAAACTTGTCTAGCTAAAATTAATATTTCAAGTAGGTTTATTTTGAGCATATCTGTACAATAACTGGGACCTAacacaattaaaatatttaaaatgagcaGCTTTATGTAGGAGATTTCTTTAACATTCATTTCCTTCCTCATAACTAAGATATGCAGCATTCTATAGTATCAAGTAAAACATAGGTCATGTTTCCTTATGACAATTCATCAGAAAACATCTTTCCCTGTTTAGAATGACTGGTAGGCTAGTGAATGCCAACATGGTGAGGAGTCTTGTCAGGCTAAATACAGTAATGCACCTATTGTTCATGTGCTTGCCAAGAAGAATGGTGGCAGTGTTAttttgtacagtgataccttggaagtcgaatgtaatccattccggaagtccgttcgacttccaaaacgtttggaaaccaaagtgcggcttccaattggctgcaggaagctcctggagccaatcagaagctgcggaagccctgtcagacctTCGGATttcaaagaacgttcacaaacaggaacactcacttccggggttgtggcattcgg from Lacerta agilis isolate rLacAgi1 chromosome 1, rLacAgi1.pri, whole genome shotgun sequence includes these protein-coding regions:
- the LOC117054472 gene encoding glycerol-3-phosphate dehydrogenase 1-like protein, which gives rise to MSALKVCIIGSGNWGTAIAKIIGKNTEKSLKFHPTVNMWVFEEQIDGRKLTEIINQDHENVKYLPGHKLPHNVVAVADPAETVNGADIIIFVIPHQFIPKICQQLTGHVKKGAIGISLIKGIDEGPKGLKLISDIIREKLEIEVSVLMGANIANEVADEKFCETTIGCKNAESGKIYKELLQTPNFRITVVDDCDTVELCGALKNIVAVGAGFCDGLGQGDNTKAAVIRLGLMEMIAFAKLFCKGPVVINTFLESCGVADLITTCYGGRNRKVAEAFARGGKTIEQLEKEMLNGQKLQGPQTSAEVYKILKQKKMVDKFPLFVNVYLICYEGKSIKEFITCLQSHPEHM